One Oncorhynchus clarkii lewisi isolate Uvic-CL-2024 chromosome 31, UVic_Ocla_1.0, whole genome shotgun sequence DNA segment encodes these proteins:
- the LOC139390814 gene encoding uncharacterized protein C21orf140 homolog has translation MRLKLRNLLQFMWNRRSNSGPQCVPYIRDIRQLQSEGFYRVYLGETEFPEGLITGDISAATDASSSRHSWSVIHAGGQRGWVPWNYKLLFHCNGVSSLQPSGEIFEELCGSLRENYGKCAIVVNNHSWRSPRKVDDCNFAGYVHHLPEAPVDLILMSCCPTLARAYGHELIQIPFQCAHLCPLNSAWSTVKWFATNDQAKYSEAIYDRDTLHKYVYWNELMEGALKKMTKRKWEEALSRVKKNENHYINDKQ, from the coding sequence ATGCGCCTCAAGTTGCGGAACCTTCTACAGTTCATGTGGAACAGGAGGTCCAACAGCGGGCCCCAATGTGTGCCATACATCCGCGACATCAGACAGCTGCAGAGCGAGGGGTTCTACCGAGTTTATCTCGGTGAAACCGAGTTTCCAGAGGGTCTGATCACTGGTGACATCTCCGCGGCAACGGACGCCTCTAGCAGCAGACACAGCTGGAGCGTCATCCACGCGGGAGGTCAGAGAGGATGGGTTCCATGGAATTACAAACTACTGTTCCACTGTAACGGTGTCTCCTCACTGCAGCCTTCAGGGGAAATATTTGAAGAGTTGTGTGGCAGTTTAAGGGAGAACTACGGGAAATGTGCAATAGTGGTGAACAATCATAGCTGGAGGTCACCAAGGAAAGTTGACGATTGTAACTTCGCAGGGTACGTTCATCACCTGCCCGAAGCCCCGGTGGATCTCATACTTATGAGCTGCTGCCCGACGTTGGCGCGCGCGTACGGACACGAGCTTATTCAAATCCCGTTCCAGTGCGCGCACCTGTGCCCTCTGAACAGCGCTTGGTCCACGGTGAAGTGGTTTGCGACCAACGACCAGGCGAAGTATTCGGAGGCCATTTACGACCGTGACACTCTACATAAATACGTCTATTGGAATGAGCTGATGGAGGGAGCTCTGAAGAAGATGACCAAGAGGAAATGGGAGGAAGCATTGTCTCGAGTGAAGAAGAATGAGAATCATTACATAAATGACAAGCAGTGA